A section of the Bryobacteraceae bacterium genome encodes:
- the hypB gene encoding hydrogenase accessory protein HypB: MTTTVPVVERVLSANDAVAAEVRARLDEKGIWCLNLMAGPGAGKTSLIERTVMALKDEIPVGMINGDTSAAAFDAERSQRAGAAAVHINTGGKCHLEAAMVRDALAMLPLDSIRLLLIENVGNLVCPMSWKLGAHANVLISSVTEGDDKPYKYPRMYAGVDVLVLNKIDLLPYVDFDRERFLRGVEALNSGLRSFALSCRTGEGLEAWLEWLKAQARPAR; this comes from the coding sequence ATGACTACGACGGTGCCGGTGGTGGAGCGCGTCCTGAGCGCCAACGATGCGGTGGCTGCCGAGGTGCGGGCGCGGCTCGACGAAAAGGGCATCTGGTGCCTGAACCTGATGGCCGGCCCGGGCGCGGGCAAAACCTCGCTGATCGAGCGCACGGTGATGGCGCTGAAGGACGAAATCCCGGTCGGCATGATCAACGGCGACACGTCAGCCGCTGCGTTCGACGCCGAACGCAGCCAGCGCGCCGGCGCGGCGGCGGTCCACATCAACACCGGCGGCAAGTGCCACCTGGAGGCGGCCATGGTGCGCGACGCGCTCGCGATGCTGCCGCTCGACTCGATCCGGCTGCTGCTCATCGAAAATGTCGGCAATCTGGTGTGCCCGATGAGCTGGAAGCTCGGCGCGCACGCCAACGTGCTCATCAGTTCGGTCACCGAAGGCGACGACAAGCCGTACAAGTATCCACGAATGTACGCCGGCGTGGACGTGCTTGTGCTGAACAAGATCGACCTGCTGCCCTACGTGGATTTCGACCGCGAGCGCTTCCTCCGCGGCGTGGAAGCGCTCAACTCCGGGCTGCGGAGCTTCGCGTTGAGCTGCCGCACGGGTGAAGGGCTGGAGGCGTGGCTCGAATGGCTGAAGGCGCAGGCGCGGCCGGCACGCTGA
- a CDS encoding hydrogenase formation protein HypD, with product MKHLDEYRDAARVRALAAELQRAAARPWRLMEICGGQTHAILRFGLDQLVPPGLELVHGPGCPVCVTPLELIDKAIELALRPGVVLASFGDMLRVPGSKTDLLSARARGARVAPVYSPLDAVRLAEGRPGEQVVFFAVGFETTVPGVALALRQARQRNVRNFSILSAHVLVPPALRAILGAPDNRIQGVLAAGHVCTVEGYEDYEPIARQYGVPIVVTGFEPADLLLGMLMCVRQLEAGRAEVENQYSRAVRREGNPAARALVREIFEPVDRRWRGIGMIPRSGLKLRPEWADFDAELRFELATGHVEESDVCISGLVLQGAKRPTECPAFACECTPEHPLGAPMVSGEGACAAYYRYGRKHA from the coding sequence GTGAAGCACCTCGACGAATACCGGGACGCCGCTCGCGTTCGCGCCCTCGCCGCCGAGTTGCAGCGCGCGGCGGCGCGCCCGTGGCGGCTGATGGAGATCTGCGGAGGGCAGACGCACGCGATTCTGCGCTTCGGCCTCGACCAGTTGGTGCCGCCGGGGCTCGAGCTCGTGCACGGGCCCGGGTGCCCGGTCTGCGTCACGCCACTCGAACTCATCGACAAGGCGATTGAGCTGGCCCTCCGGCCGGGCGTGGTGCTGGCGTCGTTCGGCGACATGTTGCGCGTGCCGGGGTCGAAGACGGATCTGCTTTCAGCCCGGGCCCGCGGCGCCCGCGTGGCCCCGGTCTATTCGCCGCTGGACGCCGTGCGGCTGGCTGAAGGCCGCCCCGGCGAGCAGGTTGTCTTTTTCGCCGTCGGCTTTGAGACGACCGTGCCCGGCGTGGCTCTTGCGCTGCGGCAGGCGCGGCAGCGGAACGTGCGGAATTTCTCGATTCTTTCCGCGCATGTGCTGGTCCCGCCGGCGCTGCGGGCGATTCTGGGCGCGCCGGACAACCGCATTCAGGGCGTGCTGGCGGCGGGCCATGTGTGCACGGTGGAAGGGTACGAAGACTATGAGCCGATTGCGCGCCAATACGGCGTCCCGATCGTCGTCACCGGCTTCGAACCCGCCGACCTGCTGCTCGGAATGCTGATGTGCGTCCGGCAGCTCGAAGCGGGCCGGGCGGAAGTGGAAAACCAGTATTCCCGCGCGGTGCGGCGCGAAGGAAACCCGGCGGCGCGGGCGCTGGTGAGAGAGATCTTTGAGCCCGTGGACCGCCGCTGGCGCGGCATCGGGATGATTCCACGCAGCGGGCTGAAGCTGCGCCCGGAGTGGGCGGACTTCGATGCCGAGCTCCGCTTTGAGCTTGCAACGGGCCACGTGGAAGAATCCGACGTCTGCATCAGCGGCCTCGTGTTGCAGGGGGCGAAACGTCCCACCGAATGTCCCGCCTTCGCCTGCGAGTGCACGCCCGAACACCCGCTGGGCGCGCCGATGGTTTCAGGCGAAGGCGCCTGCGCCGCCTACTATCGCTATGGGAGGAAGCATGCCTGA
- the hypE gene encoding hydrogenase expression/formation protein HypE: MPDFSLACPAPAPERERVLMAHGGGGRLMRELIEQIFVPQLRPEHETDAATLTLGSRRLAFTTDSFVVSPPFFPGGDIGSLAVHGTVNDLAMMGAEPLALSAAFILEEGLRLDVLRRVAASMAEAARRAGVRIVTGDTKVVERGRADQLYITTAGIGALIHDGELAPWRVAEGDEIVLSGDIGRHGIAVMSAREGLSFDPPILSDSAPVHREALALLRHGVRVHCMRDLTRGGLASAVIEIARAGRVDVELDESRIPVREEVRAACELLGFDPLYVANEGRFAAFVAAGDGQRAAALLPGGAVIGNVSAPGGGTVTLRSAFGTGRVLDLLSGEQLPRIC, encoded by the coding sequence ATGCCTGACTTTTCCCTCGCCTGCCCTGCCCCGGCGCCCGAGCGCGAGCGCGTGCTGATGGCACACGGCGGCGGCGGGCGGCTGATGCGCGAGCTGATCGAGCAGATCTTCGTGCCGCAGCTCCGGCCGGAGCATGAAACCGACGCCGCGACGCTGACGCTGGGCTCGAGGCGCCTGGCCTTCACCACGGACTCGTTCGTGGTGAGCCCGCCGTTTTTCCCGGGCGGCGACATCGGCTCGCTGGCCGTGCATGGAACCGTGAACGACCTGGCCATGATGGGCGCCGAGCCGCTGGCGCTTTCGGCGGCGTTCATCCTGGAAGAAGGCCTCAGACTGGATGTGCTGCGCCGCGTGGCCGCTTCGATGGCGGAAGCGGCGCGGCGCGCGGGCGTCCGCATCGTCACCGGCGACACGAAGGTGGTGGAGCGCGGCCGCGCCGACCAGCTTTACATCACCACCGCCGGCATCGGCGCGCTGATTCACGATGGCGAGCTGGCGCCTTGGCGCGTCGCGGAAGGCGACGAGATCGTTCTTTCCGGCGACATCGGACGGCACGGCATCGCGGTGATGAGCGCGCGCGAGGGACTCTCCTTCGACCCGCCGATCCTGTCCGATTCCGCGCCGGTGCACCGCGAGGCGCTGGCGCTGCTGCGCCACGGCGTCCGCGTGCACTGCATGCGCGACCTCACGCGCGGCGGGCTGGCCTCCGCGGTGATCGAAATTGCCCGCGCCGGCAGGGTGGACGTCGAGCTGGACGAGTCCAGGATCCCCGTGCGCGAGGAGGTGCGCGCCGCCTGCGAGCTGCTCGGCTTTGACCCGCTGTATGTCGCCAACGAAGGCCGCTTTGCGGCGTTCGTCGCCGCAGGCGATGGGCAACGCGCCGCGGCGCTGCTGCCCGGTGGCGCGGTGATCGGAAACGTGAGCGCGCCGGGCGGCGGCACGGTGACGCTGCGCTCGGCGTTCGGGACCGGGCGCGTGCTGGACCTGCTCAGCGGCGAGCAGTTGCCGAGGATCTGCTGA
- the hypA gene encoding hydrogenase nickel incorporation protein HypA: protein MHELAITQAMLDIVLKHSGGARVRRVRVTVGEWTGYVGDSIEWFWQELARGTPAEGAALDFRYEPATLRCRTCAWIFPVNGSGLQCPRCGALGGEPAGGRDCTVDSIEIEGGDSS, encoded by the coding sequence ATGCACGAACTGGCCATCACGCAGGCGATGCTCGACATCGTGCTGAAGCACTCGGGCGGAGCGCGCGTGCGCCGGGTGCGCGTCACCGTGGGCGAGTGGACCGGCTATGTGGGCGACTCCATCGAATGGTTCTGGCAGGAGCTGGCGCGGGGCACGCCAGCCGAGGGCGCGGCGCTCGATTTCCGCTATGAGCCGGCCACGCTGCGCTGCCGCACCTGCGCCTGGATTTTTCCGGTAAACGGAAGCGGATTGCAGTGCCCGCGCTGCGGGGCGCTGGGCGGCGAGCCGGCAGGCGGCAGGGACTGCACGGTGGACTCGATCGAAATCGAAGGAGGCGATTCGTCATGA